A single region of the Methanomicrobiales archaeon genome encodes:
- a CDS encoding YbjQ family protein: MIVTTTETVPGFRLEILGIVYGNTVRSKHLGKDITAGLKSIVGGELQEYTDMLAEARTEAVNRMINAAKGMGADAIVNVRFTTSQTMATAAELLAYGTAVKLIPL; the protein is encoded by the coding sequence ATGATCGTTACAACGACCGAAACCGTTCCGGGATTCCGGCTGGAGATCCTGGGGATCGTCTACGGGAATACCGTCCGTTCGAAACACCTGGGAAAGGACATCACGGCGGGCTTGAAGAGCATCGTGGGAGGCGAGCTCCAGGAGTACACGGATATGCTGGCAGAGGCGCGCACCGAGGCCGTGAACCGCATGATCAACGCCGCAAAGGGCATGGGCGCGGATGCCATCGTGAACGTGCGGTTCACCACATCCCAGACAATGGCGACGGCGGCGGAGCTGCTCGCATATGGGACCGCCGTGAAACTGATTCCCCTTTGA
- a CDS encoding GHMP kinase, with amino-acid sequence MPTMKIRGGDLDLVEYEFSSFSPGENINTIGLEKAYPLKPVEGKVRVRAPARIHLTVLDMNRFAPGRPGGGGVGFAVQLYCTAEAQCIPEGLEIDYEREPIIRHFTEVFKKTTGYRGGFRVYARDHEHKHVGLGSTSTILVAVANALNAAVGSPLTQDQLRLLVGNNFVEETVDGQIAFGFETGVGPVVSTHGGMGITGDELTRIYHHPFGQDKSVFIVIPPSDISSAGEREFDLLMNRARNLDYRDRELKAYMIMMDLIPALESGNLEKMGEVIWEIEFRGSKRAEVEHHGFRIYHYMNQLRDAGFEFVGMSSVGPAIAVITARDRDAVRRILDELGLSIAVATGIDNEGLRIEHLPC; translated from the coding sequence ATGCCGACGATGAAGATTCGGGGCGGGGATCTCGATCTGGTGGAGTATGAGTTCAGTTCTTTCTCTCCAGGCGAAAATATCAACACGATCGGCCTGGAGAAGGCGTATCCGCTGAAACCGGTCGAAGGAAAGGTTCGGGTGCGGGCGCCCGCACGAATCCACCTGACCGTGCTCGACATGAACCGCTTTGCACCCGGGCGGCCCGGCGGAGGGGGCGTCGGATTCGCTGTCCAGCTCTACTGCACTGCCGAGGCGCAGTGTATCCCTGAAGGGCTGGAGATCGATTACGAGCGGGAGCCCATCATCCGCCACTTCACGGAGGTCTTCAAAAAGACCACGGGATACAGGGGGGGATTCCGTGTGTATGCCCGCGATCACGAGCACAAGCACGTGGGTCTCGGATCCACCAGCACGATCCTGGTCGCGGTCGCCAATGCGCTGAACGCTGCAGTGGGGTCTCCGCTCACGCAGGATCAGCTGCGGCTTCTGGTGGGGAACAACTTCGTCGAGGAGACGGTAGACGGGCAGATCGCCTTCGGGTTCGAGACCGGGGTCGGTCCGGTGGTCAGCACCCACGGGGGGATGGGAATCACGGGCGACGAGCTCACACGCATCTACCATCACCCGTTCGGCCAGGACAAATCCGTCTTCATCGTCATCCCCCCTTCCGACATCTCATCGGCCGGGGAGCGTGAGTTCGACCTCCTGATGAACCGGGCCCGAAATCTCGACTACCGCGATCGAGAGCTGAAGGCCTACATGATCATGATGGACCTCATTCCGGCCCTTGAGAGCGGGAACCTCGAGAAGATGGGGGAGGTGATCTGGGAGATCGAATTCCGGGGCTCGAAGCGCGCGGAGGTGGAGCACCACGGGTTCCGCATCTACCACTACATGAACCAGCTTCGGGATGCAGGTTTCGAGTTCGTGGGCATGAGCTCGGTCGGGCCTGCCATCGCTGTCATCACCGCACGCGACCGGGATGCCGTTCGGCGGATTCTGGATGAGCTCGGGCTGTCAATCGCCGTCGCCACCGGGATAGACAACGAGGGGCTTCGGATCGAGCACCTCCCCTGCTGA
- a CDS encoding phosphopantetheine adenylyltransferase, which translates to MRVMLGGTFDPIHDGHRKLLKRAFQLAGPEGQVTIGLTTDRFASQKSHPVRPYPERRENLVKCIESGGFSAKWSIQPLDDRYGPAISDDFDALVVSEGTAGAGAEINRLRQERGLKKVDIHQVACVLAEDGRWISSTRIYRGEIDERGRLR; encoded by the coding sequence ATGAGAGTGATGCTGGGGGGAACCTTCGATCCGATCCACGACGGGCACAGGAAACTCCTGAAGCGGGCATTCCAGCTGGCCGGACCGGAGGGGCAGGTCACAATCGGTCTCACGACGGACCGCTTCGCCAGCCAGAAGAGCCACCCGGTGCGTCCGTATCCGGAGAGAAGGGAGAACCTCGTGAAGTGCATCGAATCCGGCGGTTTTTCGGCGAAGTGGTCGATCCAGCCGCTGGATGACCGGTATGGCCCGGCCATCTCCGACGATTTCGATGCGCTGGTCGTGAGCGAGGGTACGGCCGGGGCCGGGGCGGAGATCAATCGCCTCCGGCAGGAGCGGGGGCTAAAAAAGGTTGATATTCATCAAGTTGCCTGCGTGCTCGCCGAGGATGGGCGCTGGATATCCAGCACCCGTATCTATCGCGGCGAGATCGACGAGCGCGGAAGGCTCAGATGA
- a CDS encoding ferritin family protein, with amino-acid sequence MPEFTNPFIGTVPDRKLTLQELIRAIRLDLAAEHEATHIYMAHAEATDHPLAKRVLEDIADEERVHAGEFARLLQILTGDEDALLAQGAAEVDEMAIEAGREEVSPSEAPGTTIGSLKESK; translated from the coding sequence ATGCCTGAATTCACAAATCCCTTCATCGGAACGGTTCCGGATCGAAAGCTCACGCTTCAGGAGTTGATCCGGGCAATTCGACTGGATCTGGCTGCCGAGCACGAGGCAACCCACATTTACATGGCCCATGCCGAGGCGACGGACCATCCCCTTGCCAAACGCGTGCTCGAGGATATCGCGGACGAAGAACGTGTGCATGCCGGGGAGTTCGCCCGACTGCTCCAGATCCTCACCGGCGACGAGGATGCCCTGCTGGCGCAGGGCGCCGCCGAGGTGGACGAGATGGCAATCGAGGCAGGACGTGAGGAAGTGTCACCGTCCGAAGCTCCCGGGACGACGATCGGATCCTTGAAGGAGTCGAAGTAG
- a CDS encoding DHH family phosphoesterase, with protein MGLSADISRAADIACSRDRVTIVSHIDADGITGEAILAQALVREGVEVRSLFVRQLEPLTMRTVPRDDTLKIFTDLGAGQQNLLQEHGLDFEDVLILDHHVSQPCDTPYRQVNGLTYGHSKLSAAGIAYLVAKAISSANVDLAKLAVVGNVGDMMAREDCRLVGPAREMVNDGVECGSIQVLGKTLNCYGISTRPVHIALAYNDDPFVPGISNNPQGALNFLQKLGVRLKSDGGQWMVWEELSFEDKRTITSALVQQLIAHGIPHSRLFAEAYIFPTEVKRTPLRNASEFATLLNACGRWAKPMVGSTICKGDRGKALRDAEYMLTHHRAIIRDLLEFILDRGVHELEHIQHIHVADRFPDTIIGIGAGMALSRLNWKKPILIMCQLPEDPGITKVSMRATEWAVARGVDLQAALIEASAACAGAAGGHRIAAGAFIPKDAEEVFVSHVNRIIGEQYAQTRAHDR; from the coding sequence ATGGGTCTCTCCGCGGACATTTCGAGAGCAGCGGATATCGCCTGCTCCAGAGACAGGGTGACCATCGTATCGCACATCGACGCGGACGGCATCACCGGCGAAGCGATCCTCGCCCAGGCACTGGTCCGAGAGGGCGTGGAGGTCCGCTCCCTGTTCGTGCGGCAGCTGGAGCCCCTGACGATGCGGACTGTCCCCCGGGACGATACGCTCAAGATTTTCACTGATCTCGGAGCCGGCCAGCAGAATCTGCTGCAGGAGCATGGCCTCGACTTCGAAGATGTGCTGATCCTGGACCACCACGTCTCCCAGCCCTGCGACACGCCGTATCGGCAGGTGAACGGCCTCACTTATGGCCATTCCAAACTCTCCGCAGCCGGTATCGCCTATCTCGTGGCCAAGGCCATCTCCTCCGCCAACGTCGATCTCGCAAAGCTGGCGGTCGTCGGCAACGTGGGCGACATGATGGCGCGTGAGGACTGCAGGCTTGTGGGTCCGGCTCGGGAGATGGTGAACGACGGCGTGGAGTGCGGCAGCATCCAGGTGCTCGGTAAGACCCTGAACTGCTACGGCATCTCCACGCGCCCCGTGCACATCGCCCTGGCGTACAACGACGATCCGTTCGTACCGGGCATCTCCAACAACCCCCAGGGCGCCCTGAACTTCCTGCAGAAACTCGGCGTCCGTCTGAAGAGCGACGGAGGACAGTGGATGGTCTGGGAGGAACTCTCGTTCGAGGACAAACGGACGATTACGAGCGCGCTGGTCCAGCAGCTGATCGCCCATGGCATCCCCCATTCCAGACTGTTTGCCGAGGCTTACATCTTCCCGACCGAGGTGAAGCGGACGCCGCTACGGAACGCCTCCGAGTTCGCTACCCTTCTCAATGCGTGCGGCCGCTGGGCAAAGCCCATGGTTGGCAGCACCATCTGCAAGGGAGATCGGGGAAAGGCGCTCCGCGACGCGGAGTACATGCTCACCCACCACCGCGCCATCATCCGGGACCTGCTCGAGTTCATCCTCGATCGGGGCGTGCACGAGCTCGAGCATATCCAGCACATCCATGTGGCGGACCGGTTTCCGGACACAATCATCGGGATCGGGGCCGGCATGGCACTGTCGCGCCTGAACTGGAAGAAGCCCATCCTGATCATGTGCCAGCTACCGGAGGATCCGGGCATCACCAAAGTCTCCATGCGGGCCACCGAATGGGCGGTGGCCCGTGGCGTCGATCTCCAGGCAGCTCTGATCGAGGCGTCCGCCGCATGCGCCGGTGCGGCGGGAGGCCACCGCATCGCAGCCGGCGCATTCATACCGAAGGATGCAGAGGAGGTGTTCGTTTCCCATGTCAACCGCATTATCGGAGAGCAGTATGCTCAAACGCGTGCGCACGATCGCTGA
- the pyrB gene encoding aspartate carbamoyltransferase, whose product MNHIISIKELSRDKIDALLDRARDIDACLYDRHALEGRILALLFFEPSTRTRMSFESAMARLGGTSIVVDSIEGSSIAKGETLADTIRVVSGYADAIVLRHPKEGAARLASEFATVPIINAGDGAGQHPSQTLLDLYTIRQSMPLDNINVGLLGDLRYGRTTHSLAYALSLYRVTLHAIAPEGLELPPSILQELREHGVEVHQHARVDAVLPELDVLYVTRIQRERFPDTASYLAVAHSYRITPELLGNVRSNLIVLHPLPRASEIDPRVDTLGYAKYFEQSRNGVPVRMAILQEVMS is encoded by the coding sequence ATGAACCACATCATCTCGATAAAGGAGTTGTCCCGCGATAAGATCGATGCCCTCCTCGATCGGGCGCGGGACATCGATGCTTGCCTCTACGACAGGCATGCCCTCGAAGGACGGATCCTGGCTCTCCTCTTCTTCGAGCCCAGCACCCGCACGCGGATGTCGTTCGAGTCCGCAATGGCGCGCCTGGGGGGGACGAGCATCGTCGTGGACAGTATCGAGGGGAGTTCCATTGCCAAAGGGGAGACGCTGGCGGACACTATCCGCGTCGTCAGCGGCTATGCGGACGCGATCGTGCTCCGCCATCCGAAGGAGGGAGCGGCACGGCTGGCCAGCGAGTTCGCGACCGTCCCCATCATCAATGCCGGCGACGGAGCCGGGCAGCACCCCTCACAGACGCTCCTCGATCTCTACACCATACGCCAGTCGATGCCCCTCGACAACATCAACGTGGGCCTGCTCGGAGATCTCCGCTACGGGCGTACGACGCATTCCCTGGCCTACGCGCTCTCCCTCTACCGCGTAACCCTCCACGCGATCGCCCCGGAGGGGCTGGAACTGCCGCCGTCCATCCTCCAGGAGCTGCGCGAACATGGCGTGGAGGTGCACCAGCACGCAAGAGTGGATGCCGTCCTGCCGGAACTGGATGTCCTTTACGTAACACGCATCCAGCGCGAGCGCTTCCCGGACACCGCCTCGTACCTCGCCGTGGCGCACAGCTACCGCATCACCCCCGAACTTCTTGGCAATGTCCGCAGCAACCTGATCGTGCTGCACCCCCTGCCGCGCGCATCGGAGATCGATCCCCGGGTAGATACGCTCGGCTACGCAAAATACTTCGAACAGTCCCGCAACGGAGTACCGGTGCGCATGGCCATTCTGCAGGAGGTGATGTCGTGA
- a CDS encoding pseudouridine synthase → MLKRVRTIADYQFGRDAGRGLFPDGVAFQLSSSGRVRQILLDGVRLATLRAHDGRLTLSIAGALRLQECLAAPAYRVVIRDDVAEFILRGKNAFARHVVAADPGIRAGDEVLVVQDPDRLLGTGAAVLSGAEMLAFNYGVAVKVRQGRESGCFQEE, encoded by the coding sequence ATGCTCAAACGCGTGCGCACGATCGCTGACTACCAGTTCGGCCGGGACGCCGGGAGGGGGCTCTTCCCGGACGGGGTTGCATTCCAGCTCTCCAGCAGCGGACGGGTGCGGCAGATTCTCCTCGACGGGGTCCGCCTGGCCACACTCCGCGCCCATGACGGGCGCCTCACGCTCTCCATCGCCGGGGCGCTGCGGCTGCAGGAGTGCCTGGCGGCGCCCGCGTACCGCGTGGTGATCCGCGACGACGTGGCGGAGTTCATCCTGCGGGGCAAGAACGCCTTTGCCCGTCACGTGGTGGCGGCCGATCCCGGTATCCGTGCGGGGGACGAGGTGCTGGTGGTCCAGGATCCCGACCGCCTCCTCGGAACGGGTGCGGCGGTCCTCTCGGGTGCCGAGATGCTGGCATTTAATTACGGAGTAGCGGTAAAAGTACGGCAGGGGAGGGAATCAGGATGTTTCCAGGAAGAATAA
- a CDS encoding rRNA adenine N-6-methyltransferase family protein gives MIESGDRVLLLAEGRDYYVRAGEGTLQTDLGTIDLSRLIGREPGSTIASHRGVLFTLRAPRATDFFAHASRSGAPMLPRDIGYVIAATGMNRRDAVLDAGTGSGIAAIYFGGIARSVETYEQRTEFAAIAEANIRDAKLENVRVVAEDVLTARGEYDVIHLDLSVRREHIEHAYHHLRPGGYLACYTPFIEQMSLVLDVSAGLFPEVHAHECIDREMTRTARGTRPSTRVGHSGYITIARR, from the coding sequence ATGATCGAGAGTGGGGATCGCGTGCTGCTCCTGGCGGAGGGGCGGGACTACTATGTTCGGGCCGGAGAAGGAACGCTCCAGACCGACCTCGGAACCATCGACCTCTCCCGGCTGATCGGCAGAGAGCCCGGAAGCACGATCGCCAGCCACCGAGGTGTCCTGTTCACCCTTCGCGCGCCCCGGGCGACGGACTTTTTTGCCCATGCCTCCCGAAGCGGAGCGCCCATGCTTCCCCGCGATATCGGATACGTGATCGCCGCGACCGGCATGAACCGCAGAGATGCCGTCCTGGACGCCGGGACGGGAAGCGGCATTGCCGCCATCTACTTCGGCGGCATCGCCCGCTCCGTGGAGACCTACGAGCAGCGCACGGAGTTTGCAGCGATCGCAGAGGCGAACATCCGGGACGCGAAGCTGGAGAACGTACGGGTGGTTGCAGAAGACGTACTGACCGCCCGGGGGGAGTACGACGTCATCCACCTGGATCTGAGCGTCCGCCGCGAGCATATCGAGCATGCCTACCATCACCTCCGTCCGGGCGGTTACCTGGCATGTTACACGCCCTTCATCGAGCAGATGTCCCTCGTCCTGGACGTGTCAGCGGGGCTGTTCCCCGAAGTCCACGCTCACGAGTGCATCGACCGTGAAATGACCCGAACGGCCAGGGGCACCCGCCCCTCGACCCGCGTGGGGCACTCGGGGTATATCACGATAGCGCGGAGGTGA
- a CDS encoding nascent polypeptide-associated complex protein yields MFPGRINPKKMKQMMKQMGMNMEAIEGVQKIIIVTDKGNYVFDSADVVAMTMQGITTYQISGEPHFEAAEVEIPEEDVNLVKMQTGAAEETVRATLRETKGDIAEAILRLSQA; encoded by the coding sequence ATGTTTCCAGGAAGAATAAACCCCAAGAAGATGAAGCAGATGATGAAGCAGATGGGCATGAATATGGAGGCGATCGAAGGTGTCCAGAAGATCATCATCGTCACGGACAAGGGCAACTACGTCTTTGACTCTGCGGATGTGGTCGCGATGACCATGCAGGGGATCACCACCTACCAGATCAGCGGCGAACCCCACTTCGAGGCCGCGGAAGTGGAGATACCCGAAGAGGACGTGAACCTGGTGAAGATGCAGACCGGAGCGGCGGAGGAGACCGTCAGAGCCACGCTCCGTGAGACGAAGGGCGATATCGCCGAGGCGATCCTGCGCCTCTCCCAGGCATGA
- a CDS encoding family 1 encapsulin nanocompartment shell protein → MNRYLSRGDAPIDGATWNILDATMVEAAKSILSGRRLLHLEGPFGLGLKAIPMTDRRDQEGLIVSSFVPLPEIHATFALGKRDLAAYERDRLLLDTAPVVQAALDVARREDNLIFHGGGGVTGLLNTQGSSSIQLSRWDTVGDAVDDIIRGVTRLDESGFHGPYALALAPSRFNLLYRRYEQGQMTELEHARTIVTEGIIKAPVLSDGGVLIASGRQYATIVIGQDMAVGFIGPAGENLEFSVSESLAPLVLQPKAICVLEG, encoded by the coding sequence ATGAACCGATACCTATCACGGGGGGATGCCCCCATTGACGGAGCGACGTGGAATATCCTGGATGCCACGATGGTGGAGGCAGCAAAGAGCATTCTTTCGGGACGGAGGCTGCTGCACCTGGAGGGTCCTTTCGGTCTGGGACTGAAAGCGATCCCGATGACGGACCGGAGGGACCAGGAAGGTCTCATTGTGAGTTCCTTCGTTCCTCTCCCGGAGATCCATGCCACGTTCGCCCTGGGCAAACGGGATCTCGCCGCCTACGAACGGGATAGGCTGCTCCTGGATACCGCTCCGGTCGTGCAGGCTGCACTGGACGTGGCACGGAGAGAGGATAACCTGATATTCCACGGGGGAGGAGGGGTGACCGGACTGCTGAACACGCAGGGTTCCAGTTCCATCCAGCTCTCCCGCTGGGATACGGTCGGGGATGCCGTGGATGATATCATCCGGGGCGTGACCCGTCTCGACGAATCCGGTTTCCACGGCCCCTATGCTCTTGCACTCGCACCATCCCGTTTCAACCTGCTTTACCGACGCTACGAACAGGGCCAGATGACGGAACTGGAGCACGCGCGCACCATCGTAACCGAAGGTATCATCAAAGCACCTGTGCTTTCGGACGGTGGCGTGCTGATCGCCTCCGGTCGGCAGTATGCCACGATCGTGATCGGCCAGGATATGGCCGTCGGCTTCATCGGGCCGGCAGGAGAGAACCTGGAGTTCTCCGTATCAGAGAGCCTGGCGCCCCTGGTACTTCAGCCGAAGGCGATCTGCGTGCTGGAGGGCTGA
- a CDS encoding DUF2148 domain-containing protein codes for MFAYADIVPTIARMMALSAETAPKARGADALRIRVVDSDSLIALANEMRRHGEARNLPHFIRDSDNVRVSDAVLLIGLEYHTTAGLDCGACGFPTCEEMLQHQTSVHAPGMPFQGPSCAVRVTDLGIALGSAVKTASLHNLDNRIMYTAGVAALRLGWLEGCSMGYGIPLSAGPKNIFFDRG; via the coding sequence ATGTTTGCATATGCAGATATTGTCCCGACGATTGCCAGAATGATGGCGCTCTCGGCGGAGACCGCACCCAAAGCGCGGGGCGCCGATGCCCTGCGGATTCGTGTCGTCGACAGCGACTCGCTGATAGCGCTCGCAAACGAGATGCGACGGCACGGCGAAGCGCGAAACCTCCCCCACTTCATCCGGGATTCCGACAACGTCCGCGTGAGCGATGCCGTCCTTCTGATCGGTCTCGAGTACCACACCACGGCAGGTCTGGACTGCGGGGCCTGCGGCTTTCCCACCTGCGAGGAGATGCTGCAGCACCAGACCAGCGTTCACGCGCCGGGCATGCCGTTCCAGGGGCCCAGCTGTGCGGTGCGAGTGACGGACCTGGGCATCGCGCTGGGATCCGCTGTAAAGACCGCATCGCTCCACAATCTCGACAACCGCATCATGTACACGGCAGGTGTGGCCGCATTGCGGCTCGGATGGCTGGAAGGCTGCAGCATGGGCTATGGAATTCCGCTTTCGGCTGGACCGAAAAACATATTCTTCGATCGAGGATAA
- the pyrI gene encoding aspartate carbamoyltransferase regulatory subunit: MKEAPERGLVISKIRDGTVIDHITAGEAINVLRILGITGSTTECLSIATNVASRHGKKDIVKIENRELRKEEVDRIALIAPNATINIIRNYEVFEKKGVHIPEVLIGVVRCPNPECISNTREPIESKFDVLEDRVLRCKYCDWRIPRLSRDITGYII, encoded by the coding sequence GTGAAGGAGGCACCGGAACGGGGGCTGGTGATCAGCAAGATCCGCGATGGGACGGTGATCGACCATATCACGGCGGGCGAAGCGATCAACGTGCTCCGCATTCTGGGGATCACCGGCTCGACCACCGAGTGCCTCTCCATCGCGACCAACGTGGCGAGCCGGCACGGGAAGAAGGACATCGTCAAGATCGAGAACCGGGAGCTCCGAAAAGAGGAGGTGGACAGGATCGCCCTCATCGCACCCAATGCGACGATCAACATTATCCGCAACTACGAGGTGTTCGAGAAGAAGGGCGTCCATATCCCCGAGGTTCTGATAGGGGTGGTGCGGTGCCCGAACCCGGAGTGCATCTCGAACACCCGCGAGCCGATCGAGAGCAAATTCGATGTTCTTGAGGACCGGGTCCTCCGATGCAAGTACTGTGACTGGAGGATTCCCCGCCTGTCGCGGGACATAACCGGATACATCATCTGA